One stretch of Arachis duranensis cultivar V14167 chromosome 1, aradu.V14167.gnm2.J7QH, whole genome shotgun sequence DNA includes these proteins:
- the LOC107473797 gene encoding cationic peroxidase 1: MAIHSSNNNYFYIMFICSLLFGICSSQLTSNFYDSTCPKALSIIKSAVASAVAKEHRMGASLLRLHFHDCFVNGCDASILLDDTLTFTGEKTAAPNLNSVRGFDVIDNIKSQLESACPGIVSCADILAIAARDSVVSLGGPSWNVGLGRRDSTSASKDAATKDIPSPLLDLSGLITAFSNKGFTTQEMVVLSGAHTTGQARCQIFRGRIYNETNIDTNFATSMKSNCPSSDGDSNLTALDVTTNVLFDNAYFKNLVNNKGLLHSDQQLFISGGSTNSLVTNYSNSYSAFFADFASAMVKMGNLSPLTGTTGQIRANCTKVN; encoded by the exons TAATTACTTCTACATTATGTTTATTTGTTCCCTATTATTTGGCATATGTTCATCTCAGCTAACATCAAATTTCTATGATTCAACATGTCCCAAGGCACTCTCTATAATCAAATCTGCAGTGGCCAGTGCAGTGGCGAAAGAGCATCGAATGGGTGCATCGTTGCTTCGTCTTCATTTCCATGATTGCTTTGTTAAT GGATGTGATGCATCAATTCTATTGGATGACACTTTAACATTTACGGGAGAGAAGACAGCTGCTCCAAATTTGAATTCTGTTAGAGGTTTTGATGTAATTGATAACATCAAATCTCAATTGGAGAGTGCTTGTCCTGGAATTGTTTCTTGTGCTGATATTCTCGCTATTGCTGCTCGTGATTCTGTTGTTTCA TTGGGTGGTCCATCATGGAATGTTGGATTGGGAAGAAGAGATTCAACAAGTGCAAGCAAAGATGCAGCAACTAAGGATATTCCATCCCCTCTTTTGGATCTTAGTGGCCTCATAACTGCTTTCTCCAATAAGGGTTTCACCACTCAAGAGATGGTAGTCCTCTCGG gaGCTCATACAACAGGACAAGCAAGATGCCAAATATTCAGAGGAAGAATCTACAATGAAACAAACATTGACACAAACTTTGCAACATCAATGAAATCAAATTGTCCAAGCAGTGATGGAGACAGCAACCTCACAGCACTTGATGTCACAACAAATGTGCTTTTTGACAATGCTTACTTCAAGAACCTTGTCAACAACAAAGGCCTTCTTCATTCTGATCAGCAGCTCTTTATTAGTGGCGGTTCCACTAACTCTCTTGTCACTAACTATAGCAACAGTTATTCAGCTTTCTTTGCTGACTTCGCTAGTGCTATGGTCAAAATGGGAAATTTAAGCCCTTTAACTGGTACAACTGGCCAGATTCGTGCCAATTGCACcaaagttaattaa